The following nucleotide sequence is from Larus michahellis chromosome 10, bLarMic1.1, whole genome shotgun sequence.
GGGAAGGAGGCCAGCCAGATGTACAAAGCAAATCCAGGAAAGCTGGCATTACCCTGAAGGCTCCGGGGGTATGgtggcagcctgcctgcagcatccTTGGCTCTGGATGAGCGTTCCCTTGATCCCTGAGGCAGGTGAAAGGGGGCTGTGGGTTAGGTGACAGCTCTCTGGAGCGCTGCCTGAGGTGCCTGTCCCCCTCTGCTTGCAGACGGGCGCCAGTGGAGCTGTCAGTTCTATGAGGAGATTGAGAGCTCCTGCAGCAAGGTCCAGTGCAAGAAGGGCAACTTTCTACAGCTTGTGCTTCAGAAGAAGATCCCACTGCATACCTGGTCTTCGCTTCTGGTGAGAAGGGGAGGATTTACCTTTTGAGGAGCTTACGGAGCCCGGGGGAGCTGGGGTGAGGGTTTCACTTCCTGCTCTTGAGCTGCTGAGGGAGCAATGTGGGGCACATCCTGCATCCACGTGCTTCCAGAGGCCACTGCCTCTGTGCCTTGCCTCTGTCCCAGGGAGGGCAATGTCATTGTACCCCTGTTCCTGCCTGCCCCACACTCTCCAGGTTCTGGAGCAGAGCCCTAGCGCGTTTGGGGAACAGCGAGTGAGGGTGAGGGGCTGACAAAGAGCATGAGAGGTGCTGCTGCCTGGATACCTTCCCACTGTGCTGCACTGCTtttcacagaagagaaggaaagacgGATCCAAAGAGCTGACCAAAGGGGCTGCATGCTGGGAGAACGGGAAGGAGaaggctgcttctgcagagctggcCCCTGAAGAGCTGAGGGCTGAAGGCACAGAGACACCGAGGTCCCGGCGGGAGCCTTCCAACCCCAAGCGCGCTCCGGGAAGAAGCGAGGCCCTGGGAGGGAAAAGCCCAGCCAGCCCAGGGACACAGAGCGGCCCCAGCGCCAAGCGGGCAGTATACCTCAAAGTGGCTCCCACTGAAGAGGGGCCAAATGCCAGAGTCACTGGGAGCATGGAGCCCAGCAAAGGGCACAGCGGGAGGGCAGGCAGCCGCCGCAATGGCAGAGCCAGCCAGGTCGATGGGCCTACAGCCCTCACGGACCTCGCACCGCCACTGGAGAAGGTACTTAGCACCCAGCCAAACGGGGCACCCCTGCTTCTCAGCCCCCATGCAGAGGATGCTGCTTGCACAGGAACCCATCAATGCCGACGAGATGGGCTCCGGTGTTCTGTGGGGGTTGGCATGGGCCTGGCTGTGGTGGAGAAGAGGGTGACATGAGGACCCTGCAGTTGCTGGGCTGAGCGTGTGCTCTGGTGCTAAGTAAGGAGGCTGAGCCGAGCATGGGATGTGTGGGGGAAATGGGTGGCATGGGGCTGTGCCTGCCTGTCTGGCAGGAGTCACAGCGGATGAGCCAGGGCAGCTTGGGGGTGATGGTGTCTGTTTTTTACCATGTCCCTCTGTTTTGAAAGGCCGTGGTTTTGGCCAAGGAGACCGTTCCTGTGGAGATGCCACCTCTCACAGCTACCACAGAGGTGTTCCCCCACCGTGTTGCCACCTGTGTGGAGAAGAGGgtcctgcagccaggcagccctgctgaggcCTTGCGGGGCCGGGACTGTGCACCTGTCCTGGGAGAGAGCTCTAAGGCTGTCCCAGTGGCCACCCCTCCCCTGggcagagacagtgagaagaggGACTGGTCCAAGGATGACGTGGCTCtggaagcagcagctgatggTGAGTGGCTGGAGCCCAGCGGTCAGCCTAGTTGGGAAAGTTCATCTGCTCAGGACCTCTCCTGGGTcaacctgcagtgctgcctcggCGCGCAAAGAAGGTAATATCTCTCTCCATGGCTTTCCTTGCTCAGAGCCAGAGCCTGTTGTGAGCCTGACCTTTGTCAAGAATGACTCATACGAGAAGGGAAATGACCTGGTGGTGGTGCACGTCTACGTGAAGGAGATCCACAAGGAGACATCCAAGGTGTTGTTCCGGGAGCAAGACTTCACGCTGCTGTTCCAGACGAGGTACCGACATGCCTCGGGACAGTGCCAAGCTGCTGCGGAGCTCTGGACTATGGCCAGGTTACTTGTTCGTTCACTTCTTCTCACTCGCTCCCAATTTCTTTGCAGCGACACAAACTTCCTTCGCCTCCATCCTGGCTGTGGGCCTCACACAGTGTTCCGGTGGCAGGTGAAACTCAGGTATGGCTTCTATCCTTCTAGCCCACACCAGGGCAAGGGTGCTGAGAGTgcagagctggagcaggagccAGTCCTGGCTGGCACGTCTGTGCAAGGAACGCTCATTTCTGCACCTGGGGGTCTCCCTTACGCCATGCTGCACTAATGCCCTAAGCCCAGGCTGCCTTGGCTCTGTGTGGTGGCTTGCAGGGGAGGAAATCCCAGTGCCTCCTTGCCTGCAGTTCCCCCCAGCCCGTTCCGGAGCTCTTGGGGATGGAGCCAGACCAGCCTACGTGCATTTGGGGTGGGCTGTCCAGTGGGAGGGGCATGTGGAGCCAAGCAGAATGAATCTGCCAGGAAGGGGGCCCTCTGTGTGCTCAATGTTATCCAGGCTCAAGGGTTTCCGCCCTTGTTTGCCAGGCCCACCTCAGGGTTGGTGCTAACTGGGTCCCTAATGCCTGGCGTCCATGGCACTACCTTGCAGAGGCTTTGGCATGTCTGAGGCTGCTGGGGGGTCTGAGGCACCCCTGACTTGCTGGGTGTCTTGCAGGAACCTTATTGATCCGGACCAGTGCACATACAACTTCATGGTGTCTCGCATCGACGTCTGCCTGAAGAAACGCCAGAGCCAGcgctggggggggctggaggctCCAGCCACACGAGGTCTGCACCCTGCCTTTTTGTCTTGCCTGCCTGCTGCACCCTAGCAGGGCATGGGCCCTCCTCACTCCTGGCAGCAGCCAGATTGTGCCAGATTGTCCGGTGCAGGgttgtggggaaggaggggggctTAGTGGGTGTAGGCAGGAGAGGTTTAGGGCAAGGCAAGCCAAGCCAAGCTCTAGGGGAAGGGCATTGCTGTTCCCCTTGTTCATGGGGAAGAGGCATAGGAGTGAGCCTGTGTGTGAGCGTGGACCAAGTGGCTCAGCCCTGCCGTGGGCAGCGCATGGTGCTGCTAACCACAGgcccacccttccccctttttaaGGTGCAGTGGGTGGTGCAAAGGTTGCCATGCCTACAGGCCCTACCCCTCTGGACAAGAACCCCCCTGGCAGTAACCAGCATCCCCTGTCCAGCAAGGAGGAGGCCCGAGCCAGCGACAAAGAGAAACCGCGTGTGGAAGATGGGAGTCTGGATGGTGTAGCAGCTCGTACAGCCCCAGAGCATGTGGCAGTGAAGCAAGAGCCCCACATCCCCTCGGTGAGTAGGTCTGCATGGAGTTTGACctgggcagggggaaaggggggcCCACTTGTCCATCTTGTGGGACTCCACCTCCCTGGTGTTGCTTTGGGGACTGGCAGACTGTTTCTGGAAGAGAAGGCAGCACTCCTCAGTCATAGCTGGCAGGACTGGGGGCAGCAGTTGGCCTTTCTGTCCCAGTCCTGGTGGGAGATGGCATGATGGCTCCAGCCCAGCCATGTCTGAGGGATGCCTTGGCTTTTGGTTTCCTCCAGTGTTCCCAGAGAGACCCCCCGAACGCAGCGCACTCACACCCTCCTCTTCTTTGGCAGCCCAAACCGACGTGCATGGTGCCACCAATGACACACAGCCCTGTGAGCACTGAGAGTGTGGAGGATGATGAGGATGAGGACGAGAAGAAGAAGGTGTGCCTGCCCGGCTTCACAGGGCTGGTGAACCTTGGCAACACCTGCTTCATGAACAGCGTCATCCAGTCCCTGTCCAACACCCGGGAGCTGCGCGACTACTTCCATGGTGAGCCCACACTGagagcccagcagagccctgtcACTCAGATGGTGCAGCCAGTGGCACCCTCGCTCTCCTGTGTCTCTTACAGATCGGTCCTTTGAGTCGGAAATCAACCATAACAACCCCCTGGGGACTGGGGGACGCCTGGCCATTGGCTTTGCCATGCTGCTGCGAGCGCTGTGGAAGGGCACACAccatgccttccagccctctAAACTAAAGGTAGGGCTGCAGTCACCAGCACTGCCGTGAGTCCCCACCACTCTTCTGTGGGCACCTGGATGCCCTGCTGGTGCCACTGAGAGCTAGGTGGGTGTGGGTGGGTGCAGCCAGGCTTTGTGTGTCGGACTGGCAGTGCTGCCAGGGGGCTGCTGACCAGCTCTGACTACTGTGCTCTCCCCAGGCAATCGTGGCCAGCAAGGCCAGTCAGTTCACTGGCTATGCCCAGCATGATGCTCAGGAGTTCATGGCCTTCCTACTTGATGGCCTGCACGAGGACCTCAACCGCATCCAGAACAAGCCCTATACAGAAACTGTTGACTCAGATGGGAGGCCCGACGAGGTGAGGATGTCCTTCCCCAAAGCCACTGGGAGAGCAGCCCTAGCCTGGGTGGTTTAGCATAGTGCTGACCCCTCTTTCCCCGTAGGTGGTAGCTGAGGAGGCCTGGCAACGACACAAGATGAGGAACGACTCTTTCATTGTGGACCTTTTCCAGGGCCAGTACAAATCCAAGCTGGTGTGCCCAGTGTGTTCCAAGGTAGGGCAGCCCTTGGAGGGTCTGTTCCTGTCCTGGCTGTGCAGCAGCAGGCTTCTGACCCTCAGAGAGCACAGGTCACAGGGCAAGGCTCGATCTCAGGTCttctggggctgctgccccactGATCTCAGCCACAAGCACTTCCCACAACTGAATGTGCTCTCGCATCTGCAGGTGTCTATCACCTTCGACCCCTTCCTGTACCTCCCTGTGCCTCTCCCACAAAAGCAGAAGGTGCTGACTGTCTACTACTTTGCAAAGGAGCCGCACAAGAAACCGATCAAGGTAAAGGACACCGTCTGCTCTGGGGTAGGAGCCTGAGAGGGCTCCTGGAGATGCCCCAGGCAGCTGGTTGTGTGCCAGCAGGCTGAGCCTTGTGTTAAGGGCCCGCATGCCTTGGTGTGGTGTGACTGATGGGGCACTTTCTTGCTGGCAGTTCCTTGTGAGTATCAGCAAGGAGAACTCCAGTGCCATGGAGGTACTCGACTCGGTGGCCCACAGTGTGCATGTGAAACCAGAGAACCTGCGCCTGGCAGAGGTAAGAGTGCTCCAGCTGGGGAGCAAGCCATGGGCTGCTCTTGTGGGCACCCTGGttcccacagctctgcagggaatATGGCCACTGACAGTCGCTTGCCATATGCCGCATATCCACGGGACAGATTTTGTCATGGGTGGCAGTGTCCTGCACAGGGTGCTGCCAAGCGGAGCCCTGCTAGGAGGGCTGGGCCACCGCAGGAGGGCAAGGGGTGTCCATCCTCCCCTGGTGGGTTGGTGAGCCGAGCACAGCATCCCTGTGGTGCTGCTGTCCCCGCAGCTCACTGTGGGGCTGAGGTCTGTGGCTTTCTCAGGAGATGAAGTATGGGGCAGCCCTCACATGGTCTTGCTCCACTGCTTTCCTGCCAGGTGATCAAGAATCGATTCCACCGCATGTTCCTGCCATCCAACTCGTTGGACACAGTCTcccccacagacctgctgctctgctttgaggtgctgtccccagagctggcCAAGGAGCGGGTGGTGGAGCTGCAGGTCCAGCAGGTAAGAAGGGATATTGGGACTGCCTGGAggcatgcagagaggctgagCCTGCAAGTGGGGCTGAGCAGGAGGGGGAGAGTTGCACACAAGAGTGACTAGCTGCGTTGAGCATGGATGCCCACTGGGGCTACCTTGTCCTGCCTGGGTGCCGTTCCCTGACCAATGGGTCCTTTCTCCTACAGCGTCCGCAGGTGCCCAGCGGCCCCGTCGCCAAGTGTGCTGCCTGCCAGAAGAAGCAACTGCCTGA
It contains:
- the USP19 gene encoding ubiquitin carboxyl-terminal hydrolase 19 isoform X13; translated protein: MSSSTNAPGQRRVSRGLDDAANKKKQKDRANQESKEVSHPELEQAETAQEKDSEEELLLDWKQNADEIIVKLNLGSGALKVEDVDAAFTDTDCVVKLPDGRQWSCQFYEEIESSCSKVQCKKGNFLQLVLQKKIPLHTWSSLLKRRKDGSKELTKGAACWENGKEKAASAELAPEELRAEGTETPRSRREPSNPKRAPGRSEALGGKSPASPGTQSGPSAKRAVYLKVAPTEEGPNARVTGSMEPSKGHSGRAGSRRNGRASQVDGPTALTDLAPPLEKAVVLAKETVPVEMPPLTATTEVFPHRVATCVEKRVLQPGSPAEALRGRDCAPVLGESSKAVPVATPPLGRDSEKRDWSKDDVALEAAADEPEPVVSLTFVKNDSYEKGNDLVVVHVYVKEIHKETSKVLFREQDFTLLFQTSDTNFLRLHPGCGPHTVFRWQVKLRNLIDPDQCTYNFMVSRIDVCLKKRQSQRWGGLEAPATRGAVGGAKVAMPTGPTPLDKNPPGSNQHPLSSKEEARASDKEKPRVEDGSLDGVAARTAPEHVAVKQEPHIPSPKPTCMVPPMTHSPVSTESVEDDEDEDEKKKVCLPGFTGLVNLGNTCFMNSVIQSLSNTRELRDYFHDRSFESEINHNNPLGTGGRLAIGFAMLLRALWKGTHHAFQPSKLKAIVASKASQFTGYAQHDAQEFMAFLLDGLHEDLNRIQNKPYTETVDSDGRPDEVVAEEAWQRHKMRNDSFIVDLFQGQYKSKLVCPVCSKVSITFDPFLYLPVPLPQKQKVLTVYYFAKEPHKKPIKFLVSISKENSSAMEVLDSVAHSVHVKPENLRLAEVIKNRFHRMFLPSNSLDTVSPTDLLLCFEVLSPELAKERVVELQVQQRPQVPSGPVAKCAACQKKQLPEDEKLRRCTRCYRVGYCNVACQKTHWPDHKALCRPENIGFPFLISVPESRLTYARLAQLLEGYARYSVSVFQPPFQLGRMSPEQGLQPLLPDKLEPLAKSSCAAATSAPELGDGDRASSLLQEPPLSPALPELHPELGDTGTVRSKVLAARSSLLSLDSGFSEHMESQGDSCCEKEPSYERALKPEAAIPGYQHTPDSLSARATQFYINKIDAANREHKLEDKGDNPLELTDDCSLALVWKNNERLKEFVLVESKELECVEDPGSASEAARAGHFTLEQCLNLFTKPEVLAPEEAWYCPKCKQHREASKQLMLWRLPNVLIIQLKRFSFRSFIWRDKINDMVDFPVRSLDLSKFCIGRKGEQQLPMYDLYAVINHYGGMIGGHYTAYARLPNDKNSQRSDVGWRLFDDSTVTTVDESQVVTRYAYVLFYRRRNSPVERPLPGHPADHRAERTPSAEAAASQGLPPVPFGSGLAPEGAPALAAEGLPERFASPAERPAPSYSSMEEVD
- the USP19 gene encoding ubiquitin carboxyl-terminal hydrolase 19 isoform X17, producing the protein MSSSTNAPGQRRVSRGLDDAANKKKQKDRANQESKEELLLDWKQNADEIIVKLNLGSGALKVEDVDAAFTDTDCVVKLPDGRQWSCQFYEEIESSCSKVQCKKGNFLQLVLQKKIPLHTWSSLLKRRKDGSKELTKGAACWENGKEKAASAELAPEELRAEGTETPRSRREPSNPKRAPGRSEALGGKSPASPGTQSGPSAKRAVYLKVAPTEEGPNARVTGSMEPSKGHSGRAGSRRNGRASQVDGPTALTDLAPPLEKAVVLAKETVPVEMPPLTATTEVFPHRVATCVEKRVLQPGSPAEALRGRDCAPVLGESSKAVPVATPPLGRDSEKRDWSKDDVALEAAADEPEPVVSLTFVKNDSYEKGNDLVVVHVYVKEIHKETSKVLFREQDFTLLFQTSDTNFLRLHPGCGPHTVFRWQVKLRNLIDPDQCTYNFMVSRIDVCLKKRQSQRWGGLEAPATRVGGAKVAMPTGPTPLDKNPPGSNQHPLSSKEEARASDKEKPRVEDGSLDGVAARTAPEHVAVKQEPHIPSPKPTCMVPPMTHSPVSTESVEDDEDEDEKKKVCLPGFTGLVNLGNTCFMNSVIQSLSNTRELRDYFHDRSFESEINHNNPLGTGGRLAIGFAMLLRALWKGTHHAFQPSKLKAIVASKASQFTGYAQHDAQEFMAFLLDGLHEDLNRIQNKPYTETVDSDGRPDEVVAEEAWQRHKMRNDSFIVDLFQGQYKSKLVCPVCSKVSITFDPFLYLPVPLPQKQKVLTVYYFAKEPHKKPIKFLVSISKENSSAMEVLDSVAHSVHVKPENLRLAEVIKNRFHRMFLPSNSLDTVSPTDLLLCFEVLSPELAKERVVELQVQQRPQVPSGPVAKCAACQKKQLPEDEKLRRCTRCYRVGYCNVACQKTHWPDHKALCRPENIGFPFLISVPESRLTYARLAQLLEGYARYSVSVFQPPFQLGRMSPEQGLQPLLPDKLEPLAKSSCAAATSAPELGDGDRASSLLQEPPLSPALPELHPELGDTGTVRSKVLAARSSLLSLDSGFSEHMESQGDSCCEKEPSYERALKPEAAIPGYQHTPDSLSARATQFYINKIDAANREHKLEDKGDNPLELTDDCSLALVWKNNERLKEFVLVESKELECVEDPGSASEAARAGHFTLEQCLNLFTKPEVLAPEEAWYCPKCKQHREASKQLMLWRLPNVLIIQLKRFSFRSFIWRDKINDMVDFPVRSLDLSKFCIGRKGEQQLPMYDLYAVINHYGGMIGGHYTAYARLPNDKNSQRSDVGWRLFDDSTVTTVDESQVVTRYAYVLFYRRRNSPVERPLPGHPADHRAERTPSAEAAASQGLPPVPFGSGLAPEGAPALAAEGLPERFASPAERPAPSYSSMEEVD